AAGCCTCCTTTGTCTCTAAGACGGGAATTTCCTTTATCTCCTTGACAGAAGCATTGTTTTTCACCTTAACTGGAGCTTCCTCTGTCTCTTCCGTTGTAGTTGCATTTGACTCAGCAATGGGAGTTTCCTTTATCTCCTTAATTGGAGTTTCTTTCATCTCCTTCAAAGGGGATCCTTTTTTTGCTTTCGCCAACTTGGTAGGTTCTTTGGCTCTGGGAGTAGTTCCATTACTGAATCGACCACTCACACGATCTTTACTTTTGGGGGTGGTTGGGGTAGTACTGCCTTGTTTGTAAACACCAATGCTGTGACGAACCTTTGTACATGTTTTCTTTTCTTCAGGAGTTGCTGGGACTGCATCACTACAGCTCTTCCTACGGGTTAGATTTGGTGATTTGGCACGAGTGACTGGCAGCTGCATGCAAAGCAGGAACAATTTTGTTTGCTTACAAAGATACAAACTCTATCTAGTCCATCAAAGAAAACAGAATTCACGGATGTTGTATGATTGCTTGATCAAATACGTAGGGAACAGAAGACATATCTAGGTCTAACTTACGTTAAAAATATGTCATCTGTAGAGTCAAGTTGCCTCAGTTATCCTAATATCATCACTTTCAAACAGAGAACAAATGTGCAAATAGAACACATGGATCCCACAATTGATAGCACTAACTCGCAACTTGGAACTATGATTTACACATGgtgtttaaatagaaaattgatAATTCAAATAGTATGCTGGCCAAAGTCTTAACTTAATTGGACAAGTTTCTTATACAGGATAGAAGCTAAACATTAACAATAACTAACTTTCAACAATAACCAAAGAGTTGAAATATAGGTGAAGAGTACCTTCTTAAGTTCAGCCTTTGGAGGTGGCCCTTCACGGTAAAAACTAGGAACTGGATTTGCTCTGTAGGTCATGTTCTTTCTAAGTTGCTTCATTGCTGCTTCTTCCTCTTCCTAGAATTTGTAAAGAATAAGTTATGGGTCAATTTTTTTGGTAAAGAAGAATAAGTTATGGGTCAATTATCTTACTTCacaacatgtcttttttttttttctcccacCTGCCCTAGAGGTTGGGGTTAAAGTTGGGGCAATCAAAATGTGGTTAGAAACTAATACATGCATGCTATGATACCTTCATTCTGGCTGCATATTCTTGTTTCTCTGCCTCCAGAGCTTTGTGCTTTTCCTCTAACTTTGTGTAATACTAGAGAAATAAAATGAGAAACATTGAGAAAGCATCAGTACAAAAGCACAACTACAAGTTAATATGAACGAGGGAGAGGAGCTTGTAAGAACATTTACCTCTTTACGTCTCGCTGAGCGTTCAGAACATTTAAATGATGGAGCTACAGGAACAGTAATCTTGGACTTAATTGTCCGCACAGAAGCTGCAGTTCTATGAAAGATAAGGAAGATTTTCCCGGAAGAACAAGAAACTGAAAACAGAAATTTTTAATGGTAAACAAGAGGAACTAGAAGTCCAGTAAAAGGATACGACGAAGCCAAGGACCAGTTATCGTCTTCATCCTGAATCCGCAGTTTCCTTGACATCATGGGAGAATTTTCCTGCAACAAGATGAATAATTTTCAAAATCAGTGGTCTGATCATCAGGGAACAAGAACTACATGACTTCAGAGGATATACAAGTATCATATAAAAAGTTATGAAGAGTGTAAACTAATGACAATAAAACACTGAAATATGTGTAGCAAATTATTCGTTCTGCTTGCCACAGCCAACTTCTTTTTGTCCTTCTTCATTCAGTAACTAACTCATTTAAGTTGCAATCCGAAATTGATCCATCTACTTTTCGGCAAAAGCCAAGTCATAATTTGCTGAAGGTTCCTAATTAGTGCTGCTATTACATAATTTAAGCTTGAAGAGTTGCAACCCGAATTTGATCAATCTATTTTCGGCAAAAACCATGTTGTAATTCGCTGAAGGTTGCTGCAGTGATATCAACACCAGAATTTAAGCTTGTCTTGTTTACATAGTGATGAGTTTGGAGTTTCTCACTGAGCATGCTGAGCACAGaattaagggtgtgttcggtatggaggaaaatattttccaattttctcatgttcgtttggtcaaaaattttggaaaacattttcctcaaaattggggaaaatgacttccctaataaaagcagggaaaacaagttcacaagttcattccaccaaccaccctATCACCACCCAACCCAATCCCaaccaccaaaccccaaccactcccaacccccaccaccccccccccctccgcgcccaaaaaaaaaaatgaaaaaaaaattgacattatttttggttttttgcaccccaccccgcacccctccctcccaaaaaaaatattgacttttttttccacccccaccccacccaactccccccccccccccgcgcaaaaaaaaattaatatttaaaaaaaaaagttttgacatttttttttttgcacgccCCCAAACcccaaaattattatttttttgaaaaaaaaaatttgacatttgttttggttttttgcaccccaccccaccccccctccaaaaaaagttgacaattataaaaattaaatgtttgtggttaaaaattaaaacttttgaaAGGGGtgattgagtttttttttttttgggagggggggggggggggggggggggtgttggtgTGGGTTCCATGTAAGGGGGGGAGGGGGTGATGGGGGATGTGGTCGTgtagaaaatttagaaaaaacaATTATGggagggggtgggtgggtggggggtagggtgcgggggtGGTGCATGGGTTAcgggagtggttgggggtgggggtgaaaaaaaaaatgaagaggggTGAGGGAGTAGGGGTGGGTGAGTGGGGTGTGGGTGAggggtatggggttgggttggaATTGGTGAGGGTTGgagtgggggtgcaaaaaacaaaaaaaatcaaaagaattttttttttggaggggcgagggtgggtgggtgggagtggggtgggggtgggggtatggggttgggttgggGGTGGTGAGTCTTGGATGAGTATTTTCCGAAAAACGTTTTctatcaaccaaacgaacatgagaaaataagtaagaaattcacttattttccactacccaaacgaacatgagaaatccacttattttctaggaaaacattttcctccatactgaACACACCCTAAAGCTTATCTTGTTTTACATAGTAATGAGTTTGGAGTTTCCCACTAAGTATACACCCAGCATCATAGAAtttttaagtaggcgtttggccatgaaaattaaatatttttcactttatttggaattttgaagttggagttgaagataaagttgtgtttggttatagtttttgcaaagaatatttggttgtttgaatgtactgaaagtgaaaacagggttttaggtgttttccaaattccaaatacaacttcaagttgtatttcgaattttcatggccaactgctgattttcaaataaagtgaaaaaaaaatccggaaaaaagtgaaattctcatggccaaacgggtcctaaggACTGAGAAGTTATCCATTAAGCATCAACACATTCCAGCCTACTGATTTTACCGACCAGCCCACCCCCCAACCACCACCAAAACCTACAGAAAAAAATATATGGTCTGGATTTTAGGCTAGTTCGAAAATACTTCAGGAATTGTCAAATATCAAAAGCAGGATTAAGCAAAGCAGTTTCTGGGCATGTTTGAGCTGCAAATAAAATCCATGTCCCTTTACAAATGCTATCCTTACACTACCGTTTATACTGTCTGGTCTGGtctggtcactacccagtgtaatcccacaatagtggggtctggggagggtaagatgtacgcagccttacccctacctgggtagggaggctgtttccgattgaccctcggcaaccctcctcctttatccgggcttgggaccggcaatgtgagcgagctcacactaCCGTTTATACTGTGACAAATAATAATCAAGAGCTCCAGCTTATAAGGTTTGCAGCATATTCGGGATTGTTAGTATTAAATGAAAGCAAACAAAATCTTACATGCAACTTTTTTGAAGTCATAGGAGAGTGCAGATCGTTGGACTTTGATGAACAGTTCGAGCCAGCATCAACAGTGTGAGttccattttcatgattttcagaTTCATTCCCTGATGAATTCATGACCGAGGGGGCTAGAATTTCAGTTGCTGCAGCAGAATCAGATGGATGCTTCAATGGTGAGCCCAACTTCTTTTCGCTGGACTTCACGGCCTCAGCTTTCGCAATTTTTGCCTCAATCGGATCAGGTTCACAGTTGGTGCTTTTCACAGATAGTACTTCCTGCTTCTCATGGGATTCCTCCACGTGTGTGCCTTTTGCAGTTTGATCCTCTGCCTCATATTCCTTTGCTTCAACCCTTTCCTTAGCGATTCTGGGGGCAACATGAACTGTGCCATGGGTGACACCATTTGGCTTAACACTAGGTCTCTTTTCAGTAGTACGTAAACCTGTAACGTCTCTCCCCATCACCTGCAAGGAGAAACAAACATAATAAAAGCTTAAAAATGCAATTCCTCAAGGGTAGATATTCTTACAAACGGTGCATTTAGTTCTTCAATTGACTAAAAGATAAAAGGTTTACAGGACATGCAAAAATAGAATCATTTAACATTTCCAATTGTTTGATTACAAACCAAAAAAGAtaactaaataaataaataaagcctAAAGCATACATTGCAAACCCCGAAAGGGAAAAAGAAGAATCGAGGTCCAGCGGAATATTCTAAAAGTTATAAAGTGCAACTGTATTACGCAAGCATCCACGCAAAAGTGCTGCCAAAAAATAACAAAAGAACCGGACTCTCCAGCGACCTGTTTTTTATCCCAGTcatttatttatttcatttcactaaACCACTCCCAGAAATTAGCATCTACTTGGGCAAAGCAATATATTTCTGAATGGAAAGACAGTGTTAATAATTCAAGAAAGTCCTTTTCCCCACAAATCAGGAAATAGTAGTTATATAGTGACCAACTTTACATTTGAAAGAACCTAATACCCCTATGAAAATGACAAGGCCTGTCAAACAAAGTGTTTGAGATAGAGATCAAAAGATCTAACCCATCATGCCATATTCCAACTTCTAAAAATGGAGAGTATTAGACAGCCACCAAGATATCTGAGTTGGAAAATCTACAGAATTAAAAGGGGAAACAACTTGCAAGAGAGAGAGCAAAAGAGATCAGGAGAATATCTTAAACATCTTATTAGAATCCAAACTGGCACTAGATTTTTCTAGGAAGGCAACAATATAAGAAAGAAGACCCCTAAATGCCTAACTTCAATCATGAAAAAGGCTCATGACATGAAAGAAAAACTAATCTCTGAATCTGAATCTTGCATAAGGAAAAAAAGAACCGACAATTCACAAAGCTATAGGTGGACAAAAGAAAGAGAAATAGAAGGAATAAATGCATAATTGTCTAACCAAAAGCTCAAATCCATCAGAAATGTGAATTttgggaaaaaagaaagaagtgATGATATGGAGAAGAAAATCAAAGAAGTAATAATCTTCTAACAACAGAAACATAGTTTCAACAATCCCTTTAatagacacacacacacgcacacacacaaaaatgaaaaagaaaaaaaaaagagaaatcaaCCCAATCCAGTACCCTCAATGCCTCCAACATATGCACCAGAATGCTCAAATCCATAACAAAAAAACAAACTTCAAACTTTTGTACacaagaaaaaaggaagaaaaagaaaagaaacccaATAACAAATAGGCATAAAGACCAAATTCTCACAGCTCAAACACCCAGaacaaacaataacaacaacaacaacaacccagtgaaatcacACATCGTGGGGGTCTGGGGAGGCCAGAGTGTACGCAGACGTTACTCCTACCAAGTtaggaggttgtttccgaaagacgcTCGGCTCAcccagaagaaaaagaaaaaaaaaacaaattctcAAACACATAGACAAAAGTAGCTAAAAAGGGAAGACAAAATCAACCTAAAGTCCCTCATATACCAATCCCACTTCCATTTTCCAAGATTTTGAGCATAAAAATTCAATCTTGACCACAAAAACTGAAACACCCACATAAAGAAATGTGCTCAAACACATGCCAAACAAAAAAGCcaaacacaacaaccaacaaaaAATTTACCAAAGCTATAGTCTTGTGGCTTAACAAGCTAAGCTAAAACAACCCCaccaaagaaagaacaaaaaagaaaATACTGGGCCAAAGATTtcaacaaacacaaacaaaacatgcagatcagaaagaaaataaaatcctTACGAGGTTGTCTTTTTTTATGACACTTTAAGCTTCTTGATCTGAAAGAGATCTcttcaaacacaacaacaacaacacagaGGAAACCCCACAAACGTGAACCcaactctcttcttcttcttcttcctctttttattttactttttctcTCTCTGTAAAACTCAACAAAGATGTTTtgtgtttacttttttttttatgtaagaTGGTTGTGATTATTGGTGCTCATTTCTGTCTgtccttttctttctccttctctctctttttttttaccttttttattttatttatttattatattttttctttagtgtttgctcttcttctttttatttatttctctTACCCTTAATTTTTCTCTGGTCAATCTCGAGTTTCAACACCGTTAATGTCGGGCAGTTGCATGTACAGTAGATCCCTAGtcataatttttttgttttttgttttttggttttgtttttttaataggAATCTTGTAATTTATTGGAGGGAAATGATGAAAATTTATCTTTTCTCCTTTCTGTTTGGTGGTTGACCACAATTTAGATTTCATTTGAAAGTGGGGCTATAAAATAGAAATTACTAGAAGTAGTAGGcaaattcaaatttaaaataGTAATCCCTCCCTTTTCCATCTCTTTCTTAAGTTTTCAACAAGATGGGGAGGAGTTCAATAAAGCTACCCATGTTGAAATAGTACTCAAAGCTTGTTGGGTAGCTTTTAACTTTATAATATTTTATATGTCTTTTATCGTTTAGGAGTACATTTTATTTTTCGAATCAAGttattaatataatttaaaaTGATAATAAGATTTATAATTATGTATCTAATTAAACTAAAACATGTAAATTAAAACGGAAGAAATACGATATGAATGATGAGCATTGATGCTAGTGAATTCAGTAGGTGGATGAATTGAAGATTGAAACTACCCTTCTTTAATTAATCaacaaaaggaagaagaaaaaaactCCAATATGCTTTTAAAATATCATCTATTCGGAGCGGAGGTAGAAGCTCGGATATGACTTCGGCCTAACtcgttttttaaaattttcaatgaTTTATGTGAGTGTCAGCTTTTAATATATTTATCTAAAAGTCACATGGTAATGACATTATTACAATTTTTCTTGGGCTTAAAAGcaaattattttatatcatcattgtcatagaATTAGGTGTCTGTGTTGAGATTGCACGGTTATTCCGAGCGATAATCTTAGGACCCAACATAGGCTCTTGGCGACAGATTTGGAGATCAACAGGAGGAAGAAGAACGAGAAGAGGAGGAGGGTTGTAAGTGACCGACATAGGATCAAATGGGGTAGCTTGATTGCTGCCAGTCCCCGTGAGATGGGGGCGAAGTTGATGGCTATAGGGGCTTGAGGGAGCAGTGGAGATGCGAACAGTATGTGAGATAGGACTGCTAGTTGCATTAAGAAAGTAGCTAGAGAGGTGCTAGGGGTCTCGAGAGAGGTAGATTGGTGGGCATCGAGCgaactggtggtggaatggagtaGTCCAAGGGAAGGTGGAGACGAAAAAAATGGCGTATGCGAAGCAAGTCGAAAGTACGGACGAGAAGGAAAAGTGGACGTATAGAGAAGGGTACAAGATGGCGAAGAATGAGGCAAAGTTAGCGGTTACAGCGACAAAAACAACAGTTTTTAAACGTTTGTATATAGAATTAGAGGGCTGAGGCAGGGACAAGAAGTTATACAAGCTTTCTAAGGCGAGAGAGAGGAGCACCCGTgacctggatcaagtgaagtgcatcaaggacgaggacgACAAAGTACTGGTGGAGGAGGCACTCATTAGACGGAGATAGCAGTCATACCATTAACTATGTGGTTTAGCTATAGGACTATGCTTTATTCCTTATGAAacaattgtttatttatttattcaattcaataaagtcttattttaaatagatcACTTGCAAATGTATCTCCTTTACCTATATAGTAGACGGTTTAGTGGATGAAGCTTTAGCTCGTGTGCGGACGAGTAAATTGTCGGTTCTTATATGTTCACAATCAATGATGAAACTGGACAGTATATCTTgatgattgtagcacaagattaaaatataatttttcctAAGTATGTGAGCGGTTTTTTTTCTTGTGCTAATACAATTTGTGTGTGTTGTACGGAcctagagataagtgttttttgtactgaatatatataaaaaaaaacctctctagctcattaaatgtacttatactcttaatcttgatataattattatgatcaatgtgatttgtccATTACATTAGTTTATCAAAAGGTACGACTCAGTTGTGAGTTTTAGGAGGAGTACAAGCGGGGGGGGAGGGGCTAGGCCTTACCTTACCAATTGTGAGTCAATGTATGCATGATCGATTGGATAGTAGTACCAAATAGGGGTGTTCACAGTTTGGTTAAAAACCGATCCAAAccgaaatcaaaatcaaaccgatatttacttgggttagatttggtttggttttgaatTTTTATAAAACTTGATgatatttgatttggttttgattttactGAAAGTAGACAgaagaaaaaaccgaaccgaaccgataaattttatacataatttataattatatatatacaatatatgaATATTTATAAATACTTAATTTATATACTTTTTGAGTAAAATTTTATTATCTCTAATAAGTTGGTGAACTTTATACCTTAAGtcgattttaaaaaagaaatccatgaattcaaactcatttattcaaagaaacaactatatgagatttacctatatttatttttgtatttcttataaactttattcacttaattagaatcataaatcctaagacattttctccataatgcaaaaaactatagctaccacaataaaagggtaataacGGGTTATATGTTGCAAAAGGATATAAAATACTCTCCTAATTGTAGGGGGGAAAACATGAAAGAGAAAAATGctattaattttcttaaaaatccaAAAACCGACCCAAGCCAatggatatgtattatatttggtttgatttggttttaatatTTTTAAAACCAACTAGATTGGTTTAGTTTTGGTTTTAACCCAAAACCGACCCAAATTgacccatgaacacccctagtacCAAAtaacatttgtgaaataataattagttaatAAAATTCATGTttcgactttgagattgatgatacccctttatggatgcttatagGTTTTCATGTGAAAACCTTGCATGTGGATTTACTATTTGTCACATCATATAAGCTAAGCGGAAGTATAAGTGATTTAATTAGGTAATGAATCAAATTGTCACTGATTAATAAATTGTTTGTTATATGTAACCTTAACACAAATAAGATGCAATTAAAGGTTTCAAATTAAAATGAGGAGTGCAATTACAGTTTTAATGGAATAATCTCTAATTTACTGTATAGGATTAATTCATTCATATTCCGAATTAATGCCACAATTGGAAGCTTCATTATTTACTATGTGGTCTCTGTTATGCCTAATTATTCTTggacatgaaaaataattttattggAGGAAAAGTAAGCCTAAACGTTTTGGACTAGAGTTTACACCCTAAGACGTGGATAACAATGTTTTTCAGCCCTAAGAGGCAGACTTTTTCCTGAGCCGTAATACTCGCCCACACGAGTATTCTCTGTTCATAGAATACAAAGTTACATAGCAGAAGACTGCAGACCTGGATTGTTATGCGGTGTAAGAGCTTCAACAGATTAGTGATTGTAATCtcatttattattattgttgtctagattatatacaagtGGTTGATTCACCCTTGCTTCCGTTACACTTGTCCCGTCAATATCAAGATTTTCGTATAAAAATAATACCAATTTTAGCTAATATCTCCAACTAAATACACAATAAATATAATCCTTAATACCAGAATAACCTACCTAATTCTTTAAACCAACCAGCCCCTAAT
The sequence above is a segment of the Lycium barbarum isolate Lr01 chromosome 6, ASM1917538v2, whole genome shotgun sequence genome. Coding sequences within it:
- the LOC132645312 gene encoding protein WVD2-like 3, translated to MGRDVTGLRTTEKRPSVKPNGVTHGTVHVAPRIAKERVEAKEYEAEDQTAKGTHVEESHEKQEVLSVKSTNCEPDPIEAKIAKAEAVKSSEKKLGSPLKHPSDSAAATEILAPSVMNSSGNESENHENGTHTVDAGSNCSSKSNDLHSPMTSKKLHENSPMMSRKLRIQDEDDNWSLASSTAASVRTIKSKITVPVAPSFKCSERSARRKEYYTKLEEKHKALEAEKQEYAARMKEEEEAAMKQLRKNMTYRANPVPSFYREGPPPKAELKKLPVTRAKSPNLTRRKSCSDAVPATPEEKKTCTKVRHSIGVYKQGSTTPTTPKSKDRVSGRFSNGTTPRAKEPTKLAKAKKGSPLKEMKETPIKEIKETPIAESNATTTEETEEAPVKVKNNASVKEIKEIPVLETKEASNTTTEQVTEDTAAQS